The Oncorhynchus nerka isolate Pitt River linkage group LG9a, Oner_Uvic_2.0, whole genome shotgun sequence genome has a segment encoding these proteins:
- the LOC115115583 gene encoding alpha-1,3-mannosyl-glycoprotein 4-beta-N-acetylglucosaminyltransferase C-like produces MSVSIMRLVWKSLDKMRCFRKRSTISFLGVLITCLLFFNLYMEDGYMMEVGKRPLRETSMHPSNTERYVHTFRDLTNFSGTINVTYRYLAGNPLPRKKYLTIGLSSVKRKRGNYLMETIKSIFDQSSYEELKEIVVVVHLADFDLAWCENLVQGISRKFAHHIIAGHLLVIHAPEEYYPSLDGLKRNYNDPEDRVRFRSKQNVDYAFLLNFCTNLSDFYMMLEDDVRCSRNFLTSLKKVVTSREGSYWVMLEFSKLGYIGKLYHSRDLPRLAHFLLMFYQEMPCDWLLIHFRDLLAQKDVIRFKPSLFQHMGYYSSYKGAENKLKDDDFEEDSIDIPDNPPASLYTNIHVFENYDATKAYSSVDEYFWGKHPSTGDFFVIILHEPTQISKIKIVTGTDDRQNDILHHGALEVGEKLVGTKRGRQCSSYITLGEFKFGNIEVQDVDHKIAFDIECVRIVATASQKEWLIIRTISLWTAQPPSQWYTEGPYRLD; encoded by the exons TGAGTGTCTCCATCATGAGGCTGGTGTGGAAGTCCCTGGACAAGATGAGGTGTTTCCGTAAACGCTCCACCATCTCCTTTCTGGGGGTCCTgatcacctgtctcctcttcttcAATCTCTACATGGAGGATGGATACATGATG GAGGTGGGTAAAAGACCTCTGAGAGAGACATCAATGCATCCTTCAAACACTGAGAGATATGTTCACACCTTCAGAGACCTCACTAATTTCTCTGGAACCATAAACGTCACATATCGTTACCTCGCTGGGAACCCACTGCCCCGGAAGA AATATCTAACCATTGGATTGTCATCCGTGAAAAGAAAAAGAGGAAATTACCTCATGGAGACGATCAAATCTATTTTTGACCAGTCCAGTTATGAGGAGCTGAAAGAGATTGTGGTGGTGGTCCACCTGGCAGACTTTGACCTGGCCTGGTGTGAAAACCTGGTGCAGGGCATCTCCAGGAAGTTTGCCCACCACATCATCGCTGGGCATCTCCTGGTGATCCATGCCCCTGAGGAGTACTATCCATCACTGGATGGGCTAAAAAGGAACTACAATGACCCAGAGGACAGGGTACGTTTCCGCTCTAAGCAGAACGTGGACTATGCCTTTCTCCTCAACTTCTGCACCAACCTCTCTGATTTCTACATGATGCTGGAGGATGATGTGCGCTGCTCACGGAACTTTCTGACATCCCTGAAGAAGGTGGTCACCTCCAGGGAAGGCTCCTACTGGGTGATGCTGGAGTTCTCCAAGCTTGGCTACATAGGGAAGCTCTACCACTCAAGAGACCTGCCACGCCTGGCCCACTTCTTGCTCATGTTCTACCAGGAGATGCCCTGTGACTGGCTCCTCATTCACTTCCGGGACCTGCTTGCCCAGAAAGACGTGATCCGCTTCAAGCCCTCCTTGTTCCAGCACATGGGCTACTACTCCTCATATAAAGGGGCAGAGAACAAGTTGAAGGATGATGACTTTGAAGAAGACTCCATTGATATCCCTGACAACCCTCCTGCTAGCCTGTACACAAACATTCATGTATTTGAAAACTATGACGCCACCAAGGCTTATAGCAGTGTGGACGAATACTTTTGGGGGAAACACCCCTCTACCGGAGACTTCTTTGTCATTATCTTACACGAACCAACTCAAATCAGCAAGATAAAAATTGTGACAGGAACGGACGATCGTCAGAACGATATCCTGCACCATGGAGCTCTGGAAGTAGGAGAGAAGCTGGTGGGGACAAAGAGAGGAAGGCAGTGTTCTTCCTACATCACGTTAGGGGAGTTTAAATTTGGCAACATTGAGGTTCAAGACGTGGACCACAAGATTGCCTTTGACATTGAGTGTGTTCGTATTGTGGCGACTGCCAGTCAGAAAGAATGGCTGATCATTAGGACTATAAGTCTGTGGACGGCACAACCTCCCAGTCAATGGTACACGGAGGGACCATACCGTTTAGACTAA